The following proteins are encoded in a genomic region of Thiomonas sp. X19:
- a CDS encoding IS1182-like element ISThsp16 family transposase, giving the protein MSRFVPVDRDTAYLLPPSVDEWLPTDHLARFVVEVIEQLDLGDLARQYAGRGSAAHHPAVLLGLLIYGYANGVHSSRKIERATYDSVAFRFVAANTHPDHDTLATFRRRFLKEVEALFVQVLVLAREMKLLKLGHIALDGTKIDANASKHKALSWAHANKIEAQLRQEVQTLLALAENSDRATVPDGMDVPAEIALRADRLSAIAQAKAKIEQRASERHQVEQQEYEAKTAKRQAQREAGKKPRGKDPEPPEAGPRSSDQVNLTDEESRIMPVSGGGFEQSYNAQAGVDIATMMVITQHVSQASNDKREVVPTLQQIQALPAVLGEVHTLITDNGFFSQANVIACNDAGIEPLLALKRESHHTPVMGRFAPDVPEPQTTDPLVQMAHRLGTQAGRALYGLRKQTVEPVFGIIKQVMGWRQMSMRGLAKAQGEWSLVTMAWNIKRMHVLRAA; this is encoded by the coding sequence ATGAGCCGCTTCGTCCCTGTTGACCGAGACACCGCATATCTGTTGCCACCGTCGGTGGACGAATGGCTGCCCACTGATCACTTGGCGCGCTTCGTGGTCGAAGTCATCGAGCAGCTTGATCTGGGCGATCTGGCCCGACAGTACGCAGGCCGGGGCTCGGCGGCGCACCATCCGGCGGTGCTGCTGGGCCTGCTGATCTACGGCTACGCCAACGGCGTGCACTCCAGCCGCAAGATCGAGCGGGCGACCTACGACTCGGTGGCGTTCCGCTTTGTTGCGGCCAATACCCACCCCGATCACGACACGCTGGCGACGTTCCGCCGCCGCTTCTTGAAGGAGGTGGAGGCACTGTTCGTGCAGGTGCTGGTTCTGGCGCGCGAGATGAAGCTGCTCAAGCTCGGACACATCGCGCTGGATGGCACCAAGATCGACGCCAACGCCAGCAAGCACAAGGCCTTGTCGTGGGCTCATGCCAACAAGATCGAGGCGCAGCTGCGCCAGGAAGTACAAACGCTGCTGGCGCTGGCAGAGAACAGCGACCGCGCGACGGTACCCGACGGCATGGATGTGCCGGCGGAGATCGCCCTGCGTGCAGATCGCTTGAGCGCAATCGCGCAGGCCAAGGCCAAGATCGAGCAGCGCGCCAGCGAACGCCATCAGGTCGAGCAGCAGGAGTACGAGGCCAAGACCGCCAAGCGCCAAGCCCAGCGCGAGGCGGGCAAGAAGCCGCGCGGCAAGGACCCTGAGCCGCCAGAGGCCGGCCCCCGGAGCAGCGATCAGGTCAACCTCACGGATGAAGAGTCGCGCATCATGCCCGTGTCGGGTGGGGGCTTCGAGCAAAGCTACAACGCACAAGCCGGCGTGGACATCGCGACGATGATGGTGATCACCCAGCATGTGAGCCAGGCATCCAACGACAAGCGCGAAGTTGTGCCTACGCTGCAGCAGATCCAAGCGTTACCCGCGGTGCTGGGCGAGGTGCACACGCTCATCACGGACAACGGCTTCTTCAGCCAAGCCAACGTGATCGCGTGCAACGACGCGGGTATCGAGCCGCTGCTGGCGCTCAAGCGGGAGTCGCATCACACGCCGGTGATGGGGCGCTTTGCACCCGATGTGCCCGAGCCCCAGACGACGGATCCGCTCGTGCAGATGGCACACCGCCTGGGCACGCAAGCAGGCCGAGCCCTGTACGGCCTGCGCAAGCAGACAGTGGAGCCGGTGTTCGGCATCATCAAGCAAGTGATGGGTTGGCGCCAGATGAGCATGCGCGGGCTGGCCAAGGCACAAGGCGAATGGAGCTTGGTGACCATGGCTTGGAACATCAAGCGCATGCACGTCCTGCGAGCCGCGTGA
- a CDS encoding GNAT family N-acetyltransferase, protein MIEICAVDWSNPSHAAGVLAMIRAYALEATGGKGLEHEAEARLIPALRERHDYVGVLALAPGQAVGLVNAFEGFSTFMARPLLNVHDVYVAPTRRGQGLAARMLESLEALALARGCGKLTLEVLEHNLPAIASYRKFGFQPYALDPAQGHATFWEKRLPLRADEAAA, encoded by the coding sequence ATGATCGAAATCTGCGCCGTCGATTGGTCCAACCCCAGCCATGCCGCAGGCGTGCTCGCCATGATCCGGGCCTACGCCCTGGAGGCGACGGGCGGCAAGGGCCTGGAGCACGAAGCTGAGGCCCGCTTGATTCCGGCGCTGCGCGAGCGCCATGACTACGTTGGCGTGCTCGCCCTGGCGCCAGGGCAGGCGGTGGGTCTGGTGAATGCCTTCGAGGGCTTCTCCACCTTCATGGCGCGCCCACTGCTCAACGTGCACGACGTGTATGTGGCGCCAACTCGGCGCGGGCAAGGCTTGGCAGCGCGCATGCTGGAGAGCTTGGAGGCGCTGGCCTTGGCACGCGGCTGCGGCAAACTCACACTGGAGGTGCTGGAACACAACCTGCCGGCCATCGCCAGTTATCGCAAATTCGGCTTCCAGCCCTATGCCCTCGACCCGGCGCAGGGCCATGCCACGTTCTGGGAAAAACGTCTACCGTTGCGCGCCGACGAAGCCGCAGCTTGA
- a CDS encoding SDR family NAD(P)-dependent oxidoreductase: MHAKPSALIVGAGGGLSASLARVLSRDGGYRVALAARHPNKLAPLVQELDALALACDASDPAQVDALFAQLDRAFQAPPDVVIYNPAARVGGPITEVDAQAVAQALAVTAYGGFLVAQQAARRMLPRGQGALLFTGASASVKGYAHSAAFAMGKFALRGLAQSLARELAPQGIHVAHVVIDGAIRNPGRVEPAGAPDSMLDPDAIARNYLQLLQQDRSAWSWELELRPWVERF, encoded by the coding sequence ATGCATGCGAAGCCAAGTGCCCTGATCGTGGGTGCTGGCGGTGGCCTCAGCGCCTCGCTGGCCCGCGTCCTCAGCCGCGACGGCGGCTATCGCGTGGCCTTGGCCGCACGCCACCCGAACAAACTGGCGCCGCTGGTCCAGGAACTGGACGCGCTGGCGCTGGCCTGCGATGCGAGCGACCCGGCCCAGGTCGATGCCCTGTTCGCGCAGTTGGACCGAGCCTTCCAGGCCCCGCCCGATGTCGTCATCTACAACCCCGCCGCCAGGGTCGGCGGGCCGATCACCGAGGTCGATGCCCAGGCGGTGGCGCAGGCGCTGGCGGTCACCGCCTACGGCGGTTTTCTCGTTGCGCAGCAGGCGGCGCGGCGCATGTTGCCGCGCGGGCAAGGCGCCTTGCTGTTCACCGGCGCTTCGGCCAGCGTCAAGGGCTATGCCCACTCAGCCGCCTTTGCCATGGGCAAGTTCGCGCTGCGCGGCCTGGCGCAAAGCCTGGCGCGCGAACTCGCGCCGCAAGGCATTCATGTCGCGCATGTCGTGATCGATGGCGCCATCCGCAATCCGGGGCGGGTGGAGCCTGCCGGCGCGCCCGACTCCATGCTCGACCCCGATGCCATCGCTCGCAACTACCTGCAACTGCTGCAACAAGATCGCAGCGCCTGGTCTTGGGAGCTTGAACTGCGACCGTGGGTGGAGCGGTTTTGA
- a CDS encoding SDR family oxidoreductase has protein sequence MSAQSIPPNLAPAGVSGRVALVTGASSGIGEATALLLLAQAGARIAICARRADRLEALAAKLRALAAEVLVLPADLADLQAAQQVVRDTEAHFGRLDLLVNNAGVMYLEPIDTADLARWQHMTQLNVLGLIATCQAALPGMRARKDGHIINIASTAGRQANPNAGGYSATKWGVVGFSESLRRETYKDNIRVTVIEPGVVETELREHIAHGPTQAALNAWADGMRQSCKARISPAPSCSAPASQRM, from the coding sequence ATGTCTGCGCAATCCATTCCCCCCAATCTGGCCCCGGCCGGCGTTTCCGGCCGCGTCGCCCTGGTCACCGGCGCCTCGTCCGGTATCGGCGAAGCCACCGCCCTGCTGTTGTTGGCGCAGGCCGGCGCGCGCATTGCCATCTGCGCCCGCCGCGCCGACCGGCTCGAGGCGCTTGCCGCCAAGCTCCGCGCCCTGGCCGCCGAGGTGTTGGTGCTACCGGCCGATCTCGCGGACCTGCAAGCCGCGCAACAAGTCGTGCGCGACACCGAGGCCCACTTCGGCCGGCTCGACCTCCTGGTGAACAACGCCGGAGTGATGTATCTGGAGCCCATCGACACGGCCGATCTGGCACGCTGGCAGCACATGACGCAGCTCAACGTGCTGGGCCTCATCGCGACCTGCCAGGCGGCGCTGCCAGGCATGCGCGCACGCAAGGATGGACACATCATCAACATCGCCTCCACCGCGGGGCGCCAGGCCAACCCGAATGCGGGCGGCTACTCGGCGACGAAATGGGGCGTGGTGGGCTTCAGCGAGTCGCTGCGGCGCGAAACCTACAAGGACAATATCCGCGTGACGGTGATCGAGCCCGGCGTGGTGGAAACCGAGTTGCGCGAGCACATCGCCCACGGTCCGACGCAAGCCGCCCTCAACGCCTGGGCGGATGGCATGCGCCAGAGTTGCAAAGCGCGGATATCGCCCGCACCATCGTGTTCTGCGCCGGCCAGCCAGCGCATGTGA
- a CDS encoding antibiotic biosynthesis monooxygenase — translation MILELADIRIQPGRQAEFDAAIVRGVETVIAHAKGFCGYRINKGVESPERYLLMIFWATLEDHMVGFRQSEAFAEWRGIVGPFFATAPQVEHYTLLAKSVETPGH, via the coding sequence ATGATTCTCGAACTTGCCGACATCCGCATCCAGCCTGGCCGCCAGGCCGAATTCGACGCCGCCATCGTGCGCGGCGTCGAAACCGTCATTGCCCATGCCAAGGGTTTTTGCGGCTACAGGATCAACAAGGGGGTGGAGAGCCCCGAGCGCTACCTGCTGATGATTTTCTGGGCCACGCTGGAAGACCACATGGTGGGCTTTCGCCAGTCGGAAGCCTTCGCTGAGTGGCGGGGCATCGTCGGCCCGTTCTTCGCCACGGCGCCGCAGGTCGAGCACTACACCCTGCTCGCCAAGTCGGTCGAAACTCCGGGCCACTGA
- a CDS encoding hemolysin III family protein, whose translation MAQNHSIPAVSRAQTLGEEIANSLSHGLGLALAIAALPILVVHSTEQGSAATLAGDITFGSSAILLYLVSTLYHALPHQRVKSVLQVVDHVAIYLFIAGTYTPFTLGVLHGTWGWTLFGLIWALALAGLFFKIMGGTRYPRLSTFLYLAMGWVVLIAIRPLWLHMPTPGLALLLAGGVSYTLGVVFFVLDDKVPYTHFVWHLFVLAGTVFHFFAVLLYAA comes from the coding sequence ATGGCACAAAATCACTCGATTCCTGCGGTCTCGCGTGCCCAAACCCTCGGCGAGGAGATCGCCAACAGCCTGAGCCACGGCCTGGGCTTGGCGCTGGCTATCGCTGCGCTTCCCATCCTCGTCGTTCATTCCACCGAGCAAGGAAGTGCGGCCACCCTCGCCGGCGACATCACCTTCGGCAGCAGCGCCATCCTGCTCTACCTCGTCTCCACGCTTTACCACGCCCTGCCCCACCAACGCGTCAAAAGCGTGTTGCAGGTCGTCGATCATGTCGCCATCTACCTGTTCATTGCCGGCACCTACACACCCTTCACCCTGGGCGTGCTGCACGGCACCTGGGGCTGGACCCTGTTCGGCCTGATCTGGGCCCTCGCCCTGGCAGGCCTGTTTTTCAAAATCATGGGTGGCACGCGTTATCCCCGTCTTTCCACATTCCTCTACCTGGCCATGGGCTGGGTGGTGCTGATCGCCATACGCCCGCTCTGGCTCCACATGCCCACCCCAGGCCTGGCGCTGCTGCTGGCGGGTGGCGTGTCCTACACGCTTGGCGTGGTGTTTTTCGTGCTCGACGACAAAGTGCCCTACACGCATTTCGTCTGGCACCTGTTCGTGCTCGCCGGTACCGTGTTCCATTTCTTCGCGGTGCTGCTATACGCGGCGTAA
- a CDS encoding bestrophin family ion channel has translation MLSASGQATASMVEACACWNVRHGRRLRTVAQTNFFHLTHDVLPKIWMQLLIIATMASAITMSGGGIPGWKVGPLRHQLRATDPESQLRPLLPESVQTQIARVHSVPTLLLLYLGRALGAAMSEGRLNPQLAATMDQTLSEMAAVVGGCERIANTPIPYTYSVIVHRTVYLYCFLLPFGLVNSIGVMTPLIVTFVAYTFLALDSLNEELEEPFGILPNDRSATGTPIDGH, from the coding sequence ATGCTGAGCGCCAGCGGCCAGGCGACCGCCTCAATGGTTGAGGCCTGCGCCTGCTGGAACGTGCGGCATGGCCGTCGCTTGCGTACAGTTGCGCAAACGAACTTTTTCCACCTGACGCATGACGTGCTTCCCAAGATCTGGATGCAATTGCTCATCATCGCAACCATGGCATCAGCCATCACGATGAGCGGAGGCGGCATCCCGGGTTGGAAGGTCGGCCCATTGCGGCACCAACTCAGGGCGACCGACCCCGAGAGCCAGTTGAGGCCACTGCTTCCAGAGTCAGTGCAGACGCAAATCGCACGGGTGCATTCGGTGCCGACGCTGCTTCTTTTGTATCTGGGAAGAGCGCTTGGGGCTGCGATGTCCGAGGGACGGCTCAACCCTCAGTTGGCTGCAACCATGGACCAGACGCTCAGCGAAATGGCCGCTGTCGTTGGAGGCTGTGAACGCATTGCGAACACGCCGATTCCCTACACATACTCGGTGATCGTGCATCGCACGGTCTACCTGTATTGCTTTTTGCTGCCGTTCGGCTTGGTCAACAGCATTGGTGTCATGACGCCATTGATTGTGACGTTCGTGGCCTACACCTTCTTGGCGCTGGATTCATTGAACGAGGAATTGGAGGAGCCCTTCGGCATCCTGCCCAATGATCGATCTGCCACTGGAACACCTATCGATGGGCATTGA
- a CDS encoding cysteine hydrolase family protein — translation MAPGRTEQARRSLDFPAGWTDLIPELNQQPTDHTITKYTPGAFMKTALEEHLRGMGVTQVVLAGISTSSGRCRRCASQRA, via the coding sequence ATGGCGCCGGGGCGAACGGAGCAGGCTCGACGCAGCCTGGATTTCCCCGCGGGATGGACGGATCTCATCCCCGAGTTGAACCAGCAGCCAACCGATCACACGATCACGAAGTACACGCCCGGGGCGTTCATGAAGACGGCTCTCGAGGAGCATCTTCGAGGCATGGGGGTCACGCAGGTTGTGCTCGCAGGCATCTCGACCAGCAGCGGGCGCTGCAGGCGTTGCGCCAGCCAGCGGGCGTAG